One segment of Brassica napus cultivar Da-Ae chromosome C3, Da-Ae, whole genome shotgun sequence DNA contains the following:
- the LOC125575154 gene encoding WAT1-related protein At4g01450-like, with translation MGYIDGKWAPLIMITVINMINGMVQALIKKVLDGGINHMVIATYRLGISTLFLLPIAYFWERKTRPKLTASISFQHFASALFGASLMQYCYLLGLSYTSATIGSAFWGTMPATTFIMALIFRFDKLNMKTKAGYGVVVGALISLAGALTLTLYQGVPLSNSQEQAMILNIHKGHENWFKGCFLLFTGVTFFSSWMLIQAKINSSYPCPYSSTVILSVFGTIQCALLSLIKSRHLEEWILRDKLTIITIIIAGAVGQGLCTVGTSWCIKQRGPVFTSAFSPVILMSATLFDFLILHRMIYLGSIIGSVVVVVGLYLFLWSKSKQIVDSKIVKLPTSTVEEEKEEEDHTNVNKLGRLLVIPMTP, from the exons ATGGGTTATATCGACGGAAAATGGGCACCGCTGATCATGATTACCGTGATTAACATGATTAATGGGATGGTTCAGGCTTTGATTAAGAAAGTTCTTGATGGAGGCATTAATCATATGGTTATTGCTACTTATCGTTTGGGTATTTCCACCCTTTTTCTTCTTCCGATCGCTTATTTTTGGGAACG GAAAACAAGGCCGAAGCTAACTGCAAGCATCTCGTTTCAGCATTTCGCCAGTGCCCTTTTTGG CGCGAGTTTGATGCAATATTGCTATTTGCTTGGCCTCAGCTACACTTCTGCCACTATTGGATCTGCTTTCTGGGGAACAATGCCTGCCACAACTTTCATTATGGCTTTAATATTTCG atttgacaagctaaatatgaaaacaaaagcagGATACGGCGTCGTTGTTGGAGCTCTAATAAGCTTAGCAGGAGCTTTAACTCTTACGTTGTACCAAGGCGTTCCATTATcgaactctcaagaacaagcAATGATATTAAACATCCACAAAGGACATGAGAATTGGTTTAAAGgatgttttcttttattcacAGGAGTTACGTTTTTCAGTTCCTGGATGCTTATACAAGCCAAGATCAACTCGAGCTACCCGTGTCCATACTCGAGTACAGTTATTTTATCGGTCTTTGGTACGATTCAGTGTGCTCTTCTTAGCTTGATCAAGTCTAGACATTTGGAAGAATGGATCCTCAGAGACAAACTcaccatcatcaccatcattATAGCG GGTGCGGTTGGCCAAGGACTGTGTACGGTGGGAACGTCATGGTGTATTAAACAACGTGGACCCGTCTTTACATCAGCATTCAGTCCTGTCATACTTATGTCCGCAACCTTGTTCGATTTCTTGATACTTCATCGTATGATTTACTTAGGAAG CATTATTGGATCTGTGGTTGTTGTGGTCGGTTTATACTTATTTCTATGGAGTAAGAGTAAACAGATAGTTGATTCTAAGATCGTGAAGTTGCCTACAAGTACGGtggaagaagaaaaggaagaggAAGACCATACAAATGTTAACAAATTAGGCCGTCTTTTGGTTATCCCCATGACTCCTTGA